Proteins encoded by one window of Blautia luti:
- a CDS encoding uroporphyrinogen decarboxylase family protein, with product MLTPKQNMLEVIKGGNPDRFVNQYEAVQLLFHPFMYANPLLQPGQENVVNAWGVTNTFPKGVPGSFPVHTPDKIVVKDIEDWKDYVHAPSLKFTQDQWDMVKAQYDAVDGEQAFKAAFVAPGIFEQTHHLCEISNALVYYITNPDEMHDLIKYLTEWELELAEGICSNLHPDAIFHHDDWGGLDSTFMSPAMFDEFLLEPYKEIYGYYHSHGVELVIHHSDSYAATLVPSMIEMGIDVWQGCMETNNLPELIKKYGGKISFMGGIENRAVDFEGWTDENCEAVVRRVCEDCGNKYFIPCIAQGGPGSVYPGVYKSLCDSIDKLNEEKFGIKASESTRLPWQIMF from the coding sequence ATGTTAACACCAAAACAGAATATGCTGGAAGTTATAAAGGGCGGTAATCCTGACAGATTTGTCAATCAGTATGAAGCAGTGCAGCTTCTTTTTCATCCGTTTATGTATGCAAACCCGCTGCTCCAGCCGGGACAGGAAAATGTGGTAAATGCATGGGGCGTAACCAATACTTTCCCGAAAGGGGTTCCAGGTTCTTTCCCTGTACATACTCCGGATAAGATCGTAGTAAAAGATATTGAAGACTGGAAAGATTATGTACATGCACCGTCTCTGAAATTTACCCAGGATCAGTGGGATATGGTGAAAGCTCAGTATGATGCAGTTGATGGAGAGCAGGCATTTAAGGCAGCTTTCGTTGCACCGGGAATATTTGAGCAGACTCATCATCTGTGCGAGATCAGCAATGCGCTGGTTTATTACATTACAAATCCGGATGAGATGCATGACCTGATCAAATATCTGACAGAGTGGGAGCTGGAACTGGCAGAAGGAATCTGTTCTAATCTTCATCCTGATGCAATTTTCCATCATGATGACTGGGGCGGACTGGACAGTACATTTATGAGTCCGGCAATGTTTGATGAATTTTTACTTGAGCCGTATAAAGAGATCTACGGATATTATCACAGCCATGGTGTTGAACTGGTTATCCATCATTCTGACAGTTATGCTGCGACATTGGTTCCGTCTATGATCGAGATGGGAATCGATGTATGGCAGGGATGTATGGAAACCAATAATCTTCCGGAACTGATCAAGAAGTATGGTGGAAAGATCAGCTTCATGGGTGGTATTGAGAACCGTGCAGTTGACTTCGAGGGATGGACAGATGAGAACTGCGAGGCAGTTGTACGTCGTGTCTGTGAAGATTGTGGAAATAAATACTTTATTCCTTGTATCGCTCAGGGTGGTCCTGGTTCTGTTTATCCGGGAGTTTACAAATCTCTCTGTGATTCCATTGACAAGCTGAATGAAGAGAAATTTGGTATTAAGGCATCTGAATCTACGAGACTTCCGTGGCAGATCATGTTCTGA
- a CDS encoding serine hydrolase: MYLKRALLPLISVCFLLSSVCSASEGEGMLSPSSESTDSVFGSSSSAEPVTDEKLQSLLDQLQVKLPTGNGNWSLYICDLFNESEGGLNTDSMQAASLIKLYIMGAVYENYDSVIRQYSKESVDSSLYSMITVSDNDAANTLVSYLGGGNSTAGMQAVNSFCQAHDYTKTSMGRLLLADNTQGDNYTSTDDCAHFLQEIYEEEDSDYPHASDMYTLLKAQTRRNKIPAQLPQDVKTANKTGELSNVENDAGIIYDSENDLVIVFMSQNLSDTSAAQNTIASLSREIYDYYN, from the coding sequence ATGTACTTAAAACGCGCTTTACTTCCTCTTATTTCCGTCTGCTTCCTTCTCTCATCTGTATGCTCCGCATCTGAAGGTGAGGGAATGCTTTCTCCTTCCTCGGAATCTACAGACAGCGTCTTCGGAAGTTCCTCTTCCGCAGAACCTGTAACCGATGAGAAGCTTCAGTCCCTGTTAGATCAGCTCCAGGTGAAACTGCCCACAGGCAATGGAAACTGGTCCCTGTACATCTGTGATCTTTTTAATGAATCCGAGGGCGGATTGAACACAGATTCCATGCAGGCAGCCAGCCTGATCAAGCTCTACATTATGGGAGCAGTTTACGAGAATTATGACTCCGTGATCCGGCAGTATAGCAAAGAATCTGTAGACTCCAGCCTTTATTCCATGATCACCGTCAGTGACAACGATGCAGCCAACACATTAGTCAGTTATCTGGGCGGTGGTAATTCCACAGCCGGAATGCAGGCTGTAAACAGTTTCTGCCAGGCCCACGATTATACGAAAACAAGTATGGGGCGCCTGCTTCTGGCAGATAATACACAGGGAGACAACTATACATCCACAGATGACTGTGCACATTTTCTCCAGGAGATCTATGAGGAAGAAGATTCGGATTACCCACATGCTTCTGATATGTACACCCTGCTGAAAGCCCAGACCAGAAGAAACAAGATTCCAGCCCAGCTTCCCCAGGATGTAAAAACAGCCAACAAAACAGGCGAACTTTCCAATGTAGAAAATGACGCCGGGATCATCTATGATTCCGAGAATGACCTGGTGATCGTATTCATGTCCCAGAATCTCTCAGACACCTCTGCTGCACAGAATACCATTGCTTCACTCAGCAGAGAAATTTACGATTACTACAACTGA
- a CDS encoding phosphate-starvation-inducible PsiE family protein has product MPKRQVNHTIRKHFNEIIYNISRYTEIVLSIIILVVIALSGIRLIMEVAATSVPTMDTEFFTSFLSQALSLVVGVEFVKMLCQHSAQTVVEVLMFATARQMVVEHLGPSETLLGVISIAVLFAIRKYLMTDNDDMNSRRHKDE; this is encoded by the coding sequence ATGCCAAAAAGACAGGTAAACCATACCATACGTAAACATTTCAACGAAATCATTTATAATATTTCACGTTACACGGAAATCGTCCTTTCCATTATCATTCTGGTGGTGATCGCTCTGTCCGGCATCCGCCTGATCATGGAAGTGGCAGCCACCTCTGTGCCGACTATGGATACGGAATTTTTCACCAGTTTCCTTTCCCAGGCACTATCTCTGGTAGTAGGCGTAGAGTTTGTAAAAATGCTCTGCCAGCATTCCGCCCAGACAGTTGTAGAGGTACTGATGTTCGCCACTGCCCGTCAGATGGTGGTGGAACATCTCGGACCCAGTGAAACGCTCCTGGGTGTGATCAGCATCGCAGTCCTTTTCGCCATCCGAAAATATCTCATGACGGATAATGACGATATGAATTCACGGAGGCACAAAGACGAATAA
- the nudC gene encoding NAD(+) diphosphatase, whose protein sequence is MIQDIAPHTYHNEYRPSQPDKDSFILVYEKGSILLPRQEREEAISFPRFQELEGKTENLYSNYIYLFSVDDQRFYLIPHLDASLLPDYGFQDVRVLRTAHPQHLAFAGITGHQLYQWYNKRQFCGCCGKPMIHSQKERMMECPSCGNHEYPVLCPAVIVGITNGDKIILSKYEGRRFKRYALIAGFAEIGETIEETVHREVMEEVGLKVKNLRYYKSQPWSFSGSLLFGFFCDVDGDDTLTVDHEELSMAQWVERNKIPDQGNNISLTKEMMMLFRAGKEPR, encoded by the coding sequence ATGATTCAGGATATTGCGCCACATACTTATCACAACGAATACAGACCGTCCCAGCCGGACAAAGACAGCTTCATTCTGGTCTATGAGAAAGGAAGCATCCTTCTTCCACGGCAGGAACGTGAAGAAGCCATCTCTTTTCCCCGTTTTCAGGAATTAGAAGGCAAAACAGAAAATCTCTACAGTAATTATATCTACCTGTTTTCCGTTGACGACCAGCGTTTCTATCTGATCCCCCATCTGGACGCTTCCCTGCTTCCGGATTATGGATTTCAGGATGTCCGTGTGCTGCGCACTGCACACCCCCAGCACCTGGCATTCGCAGGAATTACAGGCCATCAGCTTTACCAATGGTACAATAAGCGCCAGTTCTGCGGCTGCTGCGGCAAACCTATGATCCACAGCCAGAAAGAGCGTATGATGGAATGCCCCTCCTGCGGAAATCACGAATACCCGGTTCTGTGTCCTGCAGTTATCGTAGGAATTACCAACGGCGATAAGATCATCCTGTCCAAATACGAAGGCCGCAGATTCAAACGCTACGCCCTGATCGCAGGCTTTGCAGAGATCGGCGAAACCATTGAGGAAACAGTCCACAGAGAAGTTATGGAGGAAGTGGGACTGAAGGTCAAGAATCTCCGCTACTATAAAAGCCAGCCATGGTCTTTCAGTGGTTCCCTTCTTTTCGGATTCTTTTGCGACGTAGACGGCGATGATACTCTCACTGTCGATCACGAAGAACTCTCCATGGCCCAGTGGGTAGAACGGAACAAAATCCCCGATCAGGGCAACAACATCAGCCTGACCAAAGAAATGATGATGCTCTTCCGCGCTGGAAAAGAGCCCAGATAA
- a CDS encoding PfkB family carbohydrate kinase yields the protein MSVKEIADVSQKSGCGDSMAGGLAVALERNYTPQEALKFAVAVVSANALSPNKGDFKSEYVRRFCPK from the coding sequence ATGTCAGTAAAAGAAATTGCAGATGTTTCCCAGAAGTCCGGCTGCGGTGATTCCATGGCAGGAGGACTGGCTGTTGCACTGGAAAGAAATTATACGCCGCAGGAAGCATTGAAGTTCGCAGTGGCAGTAGTATCTGCCAATGCTCTTTCTCCGAATAAGGGAGATTTCAAATCTGAATATGTAAGAAGATTTTGTCCGAAGTGA
- a CDS encoding DnaJ C-terminal domain-containing protein yields MILKRDYYEVLGVNKNADAATIKKAYRKLAKKYHPDSNEGNASAAEHFKEVNEAYDVLSDEKKRKLYDQFGHAAFEEGAGNYGNAQGSPFGSGFGGTQGNPFGGGFHGSYSDGNGYHEYHFENGEDMDDILKNIFGGGFKKSKSSGGFGSSGFGGSGFHGSGFGGFGSNGTGGFGSGFSTGGSDFRSHGFSGSYSSKGEDLHAEVTVSFDEAAFGGKKVIRLQSSNGGVQNYEVNIPAGIESGKSIRLKGKGYPGVGGCEAGDLLLKVNVQDKPGYRREGRDVYTTVNIPFTTAVFGGEAKVHTIYGDVLCNIKPGTQSGTKIRLRGKGIVAMNNPSVHGDEYATVQIQVPTNLTPEARRKLKEFEQECSKTYRGRGFGNGSAA; encoded by the coding sequence ATGATATTGAAAAGAGACTATTATGAAGTTCTGGGCGTGAACAAAAACGCGGATGCAGCAACGATTAAGAAAGCATACAGAAAACTGGCAAAGAAATATCATCCGGACAGCAATGAGGGAAACGCTTCGGCAGCAGAGCATTTTAAGGAAGTAAATGAAGCCTATGATGTTCTGAGTGATGAGAAGAAGCGTAAACTATATGACCAGTTCGGCCACGCTGCTTTTGAAGAAGGCGCCGGTAATTATGGAAACGCACAGGGCAGCCCGTTTGGCAGTGGATTTGGCGGAACACAGGGCAATCCTTTTGGCGGCGGTTTCCATGGCTCGTACAGTGATGGCAATGGTTATCATGAATATCATTTTGAAAATGGCGAAGATATGGATGATATCCTGAAGAACATTTTTGGTGGTGGATTTAAGAAGAGTAAATCATCCGGTGGCTTTGGAAGCAGCGGCTTCGGTGGCAGTGGATTTCACGGAAGTGGTTTTGGTGGATTCGGAAGCAATGGAACTGGCGGCTTCGGCAGTGGCTTTAGTACAGGTGGAAGTGATTTCCGCAGTCATGGCTTTAGCGGTTCTTACAGCAGTAAAGGTGAGGATCTTCATGCGGAGGTTACTGTCAGCTTTGATGAAGCTGCTTTTGGCGGTAAGAAGGTTATTCGCCTGCAGAGCAGCAACGGTGGTGTCCAGAATTATGAAGTCAATATTCCGGCAGGTATTGAATCCGGTAAGTCTATCAGACTTAAAGGAAAAGGATATCCGGGAGTGGGCGGATGTGAGGCCGGTGATTTGCTTCTGAAAGTAAATGTTCAGGATAAACCTGGATACAGACGGGAAGGCAGAGATGTTTATACAACTGTAAATATTCCATTTACAACTGCTGTATTTGGCGGTGAAGCGAAAGTTCATACCATCTACGGTGATGTTCTCTGCAATATTAAACCGGGTACACAGTCGGGAACTAAGATCCGTTTAAGAGGAAAAGGTATCGTAGCGATGAATAATCCGTCTGTCCACGGCGATGAATATGCAACCGTACAGATTCAGGTACCAACCAACCTCACACCTGAAGCCAGACGCAAACTGAAAGAATTCGAACAGGAATGTAGCAAAACCTATAGAGGTCGCGGATTCGGTAATGGGAGTGCTGCCTAA
- a CDS encoding Hsp20/alpha crystallin family protein: MLMPSIFGENLFDDFFGDFPFYYDDRAMKDAEKKLYGHKANHVMKTDIKEMSNGYELIVDLPGFKKDEVHAALENGYLTISAEKGLDKDEQEKETGRYIRRERYAGACSRSFYVGKEVHQDDIKAEFKHGILTLFVPKKEAKPAVEQKHSISIEG, translated from the coding sequence ATGTTAATGCCTAGTATTTTTGGAGAAAATTTATTTGATGACTTTTTTGGAGATTTCCCATTCTATTATGATGACAGAGCAATGAAGGATGCAGAGAAGAAGCTTTATGGACATAAAGCAAATCATGTAATGAAAACCGATATCAAGGAAATGAGCAATGGATATGAACTGATCGTTGATCTTCCTGGATTTAAGAAAGATGAAGTCCACGCAGCACTGGAAAATGGTTATCTGACCATCAGTGCAGAGAAAGGTCTGGATAAAGATGAGCAAGAGAAAGAAACAGGACGTTATATCCGCAGAGAACGTTATGCAGGTGCCTGCAGTCGTAGCTTTTATGTAGGTAAGGAAGTACATCAGGACGACATCAAAGCAGAATTCAAACATGGTATCCTGACATTATTTGTTCCGAAGAAAGAAGCAAAGCCAGCAGTGGAACAGAAGCACAGCATCTCCATTGAAGGATAA
- a CDS encoding Hsp20/alpha crystallin family protein, whose protein sequence is MLMPSIFGENLFDDFFGDFPFYYDDRAMKDTEKKLYGRRASHIMKTDIKETDKGYELVVDLPGFTKDEVKADLENGYLTISAEKGLDKDEQEKETGRYIRKERYAGACSRSFYVGKEVEKEDIKAEFKHGILTLFVPKKEAKPAVEQKKTIAIEG, encoded by the coding sequence ATGTTGATGCCTAGTATTTTTGGAGAAAATTTATTTGATGACTTTTTTGGAGATTTTCCATTTTATTATGATGACAGAGCAATGAAAGATACAGAGAAGAAACTTTACGGACGCAGAGCCAGCCATATAATGAAAACCGATATCAAGGAAACTGATAAGGGCTATGAACTGGTTGTAGATCTTCCGGGATTTACCAAAGATGAAGTAAAGGCTGATCTGGAGAATGGTTATCTGACTATCAGTGCAGAGAAAGGCCTGGACAAAGATGAGCAGGAGAAAGAGACAGGACGTTATATCCGTAAAGAACGTTACGCAGGTGCCTGCAGCCGTAGCTTCTATGTAGGCAAAGAAGTTGAGAAAGAAGACATTAAAGCAGAATTCAAACATGGTATCCTCACATTATTTGTACCAAAGAAAGAAGCAAAACCAGCAGTAGAACAGAAGAAAACAATTGCTATTGAAGGCTGA
- a CDS encoding GGDEF domain-containing protein, whose protein sequence is MKTIIKYELVINEALRSALNYNTPDEQINEFIRFFGRHIGSDRIYIFEDCKERHGTDNTYEWCAQGVIPEIDRLQNVDMDIIKWWYDTFSKGESIIITDIEDIKEEHRVSYDMLKAQNVRNVVVCPLRYKDEISGFFGVDNPPKSDYRGLTTFLDMIGTLLISFLKMRNSFIKSNKEAKLSSYSSLSKIYISMHLVDVQTKRYHIIKMTDQIAEYLGKDFKMGEYEIRDDFCGHINGIAEKMCIESQLQESLEFVDISTLEERLIGENSITHEFTDKILGWCRSRFIPVDYDENGRLLHVLFCIECIEEEKKRENRLIYLARTDLMTGLCNRGSGEKKITEFLRRKTGGLLCLIDCDKFKSINDTYGHSVGDKVIIAVAEKLQKTCRDSDVVLRLGGDEFAMFVPGMLEQSVAEKFFERFFENIRQIDIVEMQGKNVEISLGACFYDGYEEVSFDQLYKKADRAMYQSKKQKGCSAVIYGEER, encoded by the coding sequence ATGAAGACAATCATAAAGTATGAACTGGTCATAAATGAAGCACTTAGATCTGCACTTAATTACAATACACCTGACGAGCAGATTAATGAATTTATCCGCTTTTTCGGCAGACATATCGGTTCTGACAGAATATATATTTTCGAAGATTGTAAAGAAAGACATGGTACAGACAATACATATGAATGGTGTGCACAGGGAGTAATTCCCGAGATAGACAGATTGCAGAATGTCGATATGGATATAATAAAATGGTGGTATGATACGTTTTCCAAAGGTGAAAGTATCATTATCACTGATATAGAAGATATCAAAGAAGAACATCGCGTATCGTATGATATGTTAAAAGCGCAGAATGTGAGAAATGTGGTGGTGTGCCCTTTGCGTTATAAAGATGAGATAAGTGGTTTTTTCGGTGTGGATAATCCTCCAAAGAGTGATTACAGGGGGCTTACTACTTTCCTGGATATGATAGGAACGCTTCTTATCTCATTTCTGAAAATGCGTAATTCATTTATAAAGTCAAATAAAGAGGCGAAGCTCAGCAGTTATTCATCGCTTTCCAAAATCTATATATCTATGCATTTGGTTGATGTGCAGACAAAAAGATATCATATTATAAAAATGACAGATCAGATTGCGGAATATTTGGGAAAAGATTTTAAAATGGGAGAATATGAAATCAGAGATGATTTTTGCGGACATATCAATGGTATTGCTGAGAAAATGTGTATAGAATCACAACTTCAGGAATCGCTGGAGTTTGTAGATATCAGTACGTTGGAAGAACGGCTTATTGGGGAAAACAGCATAACACATGAATTTACAGATAAAATATTAGGTTGGTGCCGAAGCAGATTTATTCCTGTAGATTACGATGAAAATGGAAGACTTTTGCATGTACTTTTCTGTATTGAGTGTATAGAAGAAGAAAAAAAGCGTGAGAACAGACTGATTTATCTGGCGCGGACAGATCTTATGACAGGATTATGTAATCGTGGAAGCGGAGAAAAAAAGATTACTGAATTTTTAAGGAGAAAAACAGGAGGATTGCTTTGTTTGATCGACTGTGACAAATTTAAATCCATCAATGACACTTATGGACATTCTGTAGGAGATAAGGTAATCATAGCCGTTGCGGAGAAGCTACAGAAAACATGTCGTGACAGTGATGTGGTTTTGCGCCTCGGTGGTGATGAGTTTGCCATGTTTGTACCGGGAATGCTGGAACAGAGTGTAGCAGAGAAATTTTTTGAGAGGTTTTTTGAAAACATCCGACAGATTGATATCGTAGAGATGCAGGGGAAGAACGTAGAAATAAGCCTGGGTGCGTGTTTTTATGATGGATATGAAGAGGTTTCTTTTGATCAGCTATACAAAAAGGCTGACAGGGCAATGTATCAGAGCAAAAAACAGAAGGGCTGCAGTGCTGTAATTTACGGGGAGGAGAGGTAA
- a CDS encoding response regulator, with product MYCIAILTDQEQEGQNCAEYIRNYCTEKNVFPLIEIYQDQERFFGRTRKTVPAVVFLALPGVSGLNAAEHLRSLYPKCGIIWCSDLDFSLHAFRMRIEYFFMKPVEEQKIKEGLSIWFEHRNVI from the coding sequence GTGTATTGTATTGCCATATTGACTGATCAGGAACAGGAAGGACAGAACTGTGCGGAATACATCAGAAATTACTGTACAGAAAAGAATGTTTTTCCATTGATTGAAATCTATCAGGATCAGGAACGGTTTTTTGGGCGGACACGAAAAACAGTACCGGCAGTGGTGTTTCTTGCATTGCCTGGGGTGTCCGGGCTGAATGCGGCAGAACATCTCCGTTCCCTGTATCCGAAATGTGGGATTATCTGGTGCAGTGATCTTGATTTTTCGCTTCATGCGTTCAGGATGCGGATAGAATATTTTTTTATGAAACCTGTGGAAGAGCAGAAAATAAAAGAAGGACTCTCCATTTGGTTTGAACACAGAAATGTAATATGA
- a CDS encoding LytR/AlgR family response regulator transcription factor, with translation MRIAIVDDISEERTLLRNRLESQFSRRNVHIDIFEYENGETFLTAAKECPFTVVFLDIYMNGSNGIDTAKELRRSDTDCLLVFTTTSTDHALEGFQVRALHYLVKPYSENDISVLADEILSRIPDSGKYIDVKVNGSNIQIPFRKIIYAEHFSHMIHIHTAGERELVTRQSFDSFITSLKMDSRFYQCNRGVVINLEHAVDFDGSGFRLDNGSNVPVSRKLQKNARQTFMEFLFQRRS, from the coding sequence ATGAGAATTGCAATTGTTGATGATATTTCAGAAGAACGGACACTACTTCGCAACAGACTGGAATCTCAATTTTCCAGGCGCAATGTCCACATAGATATATTTGAATATGAAAATGGAGAAACTTTCCTCACTGCAGCGAAGGAATGTCCTTTCACTGTAGTGTTTCTGGATATTTATATGAATGGATCTAACGGGATTGATACAGCAAAAGAACTTCGCAGATCAGACACTGACTGTCTGCTGGTCTTTACAACAACTTCCACTGACCATGCATTAGAGGGATTTCAGGTCCGGGCTCTCCACTATCTTGTAAAGCCCTACAGTGAAAATGATATTTCCGTACTGGCAGATGAAATCCTTTCCCGCATCCCGGATTCCGGGAAATACATAGATGTAAAGGTAAACGGCAGTAATATTCAGATTCCCTTCCGGAAAATAATCTACGCAGAGCATTTTTCCCACATGATCCACATCCACACTGCCGGTGAAAGGGAACTGGTCACCCGCCAGTCCTTTGATTCCTTCATAACCTCCCTGAAAATGGACTCACGTTTCTATCAGTGTAACCGGGGCGTTGTGATCAATCTGGAGCATGCCGTTGATTTTGACGGATCAGGCTTTCGCCTTGATAATGGAAGCAATGTCCCTGTCAGCCGTAAACTGCAGAAAAACGCCAGACAGACATTTATGGAATTTCTGTTCCAAAGGAGGTCCTGA
- the bioB gene encoding biotin synthase BioB produces the protein MNSELYEKDAPVLSREDAIAVLNTPNEELDALIDRAKSLRYKYKGNRVSIHILTNARSGNCSQDCAYCAQSCRSTADIDKYKWVDEEKLYQDNDFVNDYHLSRHCIGLSGMKFTDKEIEELARRIRKMKEHGTHLCCSIGFLTEKQARMLKEAGLDRINHNLNSSRSYYHNICSTHTFEQRVQNIHMLQGLGFEICSGGIIGMGESKEDVVDMLLELREIQPEALPINFLLPIKGTPLGNADISMLTTEYCMKVLCLARLLVPKADIRCAAGREVYFKGEEKKLLSVVDSIFASGYLTEGGQGIEDTLKTITDAGFTYEIESA, from the coding sequence ATGAATTCCGAATTATATGAAAAAGATGCTCCTGTTCTTTCCAGAGAGGATGCGATCGCTGTTTTAAATACCCCGAATGAAGAACTTGATGCGCTGATCGATCGTGCAAAGAGTTTACGATACAAATATAAAGGAAATCGTGTAAGCATTCATATTCTTACCAACGCCCGTAGCGGAAACTGTTCTCAGGATTGCGCTTACTGTGCACAGTCCTGTCGCTCTACAGCAGATATTGATAAATACAAATGGGTCGATGAAGAGAAACTGTATCAGGACAATGATTTCGTAAATGATTATCATTTATCCAGACACTGTATCGGTCTGAGCGGCATGAAATTTACAGATAAAGAAATCGAAGAACTTGCCCGCCGGATCCGTAAGATGAAAGAACACGGAACACATCTCTGCTGCTCTATCGGTTTCCTGACAGAAAAGCAGGCCAGAATGCTGAAAGAAGCCGGTCTGGACCGAATAAACCATAATCTGAACAGCAGCCGATCCTATTACCACAACATCTGCAGTACACACACATTTGAACAGCGTGTCCAGAACATCCATATGCTTCAGGGACTTGGATTCGAGATCTGCAGTGGCGGAATTATTGGTATGGGGGAAAGTAAAGAAGATGTAGTTGATATGCTTCTCGAACTGCGCGAGATTCAACCGGAAGCACTGCCCATCAACTTCCTCCTTCCAATTAAAGGAACTCCCCTCGGCAACGCCGATATCTCCATGCTGACAACCGAATACTGCATGAAAGTCCTCTGTCTTGCAAGACTTCTCGTGCCGAAAGCAGACATCCGCTGTGCTGCCGGAAGAGAAGTATATTTCAAAGGTGAAGAAAAAAAACTGCTTAGTGTTGTTGACTCTATCTTTGCTTCCGGTTATCTGACAGAGGGAGGTCAGGGCATTGAGGATACACTGAAAACCATCACTGACGCGGGATTTACTTATGAGATTGAATCCGCATGA
- a CDS encoding biotin transporter BioY: MNQTKSIAAPHSKTYEITMTALMAAVTCILAPLSIPIGPVPISFTNLAIYLSLYLLGWKRGTISYLIYLLLGLVGLPVFSGFTGGPAKLAGPTGGYIIGFIVMAIIAGLVIDNCHKPWIQLIGMIVGTIVCYLFGTIWFCLVADYTFKAALAVCVIPFIPADLVKMIIAMIIGPMIKKRIR, encoded by the coding sequence ATGAACCAGACAAAAAGCATTGCCGCACCTCACAGCAAAACCTACGAAATAACCATGACCGCACTAATGGCCGCGGTTACCTGCATTCTTGCCCCACTGTCCATCCCCATCGGCCCTGTCCCGATCTCATTCACCAACCTGGCAATCTATCTGTCCCTGTATCTTCTCGGATGGAAAAGAGGAACGATTAGTTATCTGATCTATCTTCTGCTTGGCCTGGTCGGCCTTCCGGTATTTTCTGGATTCACAGGCGGCCCTGCCAAACTTGCAGGTCCTACTGGCGGATACATCATCGGATTTATCGTTATGGCCATCATTGCCGGACTGGTAATTGATAACTGCCATAAGCCATGGATCCAGCTTATCGGTATGATCGTCGGAACGATCGTATGCTACCTCTTCGGAACTATATGGTTCTGCCTGGTTGCAGATTACACTTTCAAAGCTGCTCTCGCAGTCTGCGTAATCCCATTCATCCCGGCCGACCTGGTAAAAATGATCATCGCCATGATCATCGGACCGATGATAAAGAAAAGAATACGGTAA